AGAACGCCGCGGTGTGCCGGAAGACTTGCGTGTCGGGAAAGTAGGGCTGCAGCGACACGGTCGCTTGATCGAAGTCGGTTGGCTTTTGCAACGCGTCGACGCCAAAGTGCAATCGGCCTTCGTGCGAATCGGCGAATGTGACAACGTGAAAGAATGGTGTGTCGGCGGAAGGTCGGTTTTTCCAAGACGCTTTTCGCGAAGAGTCATCCCACGGCTGCATCCGCTTTTTCGCGTTGTAGTCCTCTTTCGAACTGTTGGTCGTGTAGTAGCCCGATTGTCGAAGCCAAGCCGGGAACATCTCAACACCTTGTGGCAACGTCGCGGGCTCGGTTTTTCGATGAAACTGAGTTCCAATGCGAGGGCCGTAGCAACCGGTGATCAACGTCGTTCTCGCGGTCGAGCAAACCGGGGCGTTGCTGAACGCTCGATCGAAGGTCACACCGTGAGCCGCCAACGCTTCGATCGCGGGTGTTTCGACTCCGGTTTCATCGAAGTGTTTCAGATAGTGCTTCGAGTTGTCCTCCGACATGATCCAAACGATGTTCGGTCGAGAGGAAGCTTTCGCCGTCGATGGCGAAGGTTGGGCTTGCGCGACGATCGGAGCAACGCAGAGGATGGCCAGTGAACAGATCGCGACACGAAACATCGATGGAATCATCTTGGGCAAGACCTCTTGGATCGAAGGCGGGACCGGTCGGGATGGGGGCGTTGTCGTGGGGTAGCGTGAACGAGCGAGACGTTCAGCGAGGCGACCGGGTGCCCCCAATGTATCAGCTTCGAATCTCCGGTCGGTGGTTTCACTTTCGCATCACGCCGAAATGTTTTGACGTTCAACGAACAACTCGAGGCACAGGCATGAATTGACTGATTCGTAAAGGCCGATCAATCGCTTCAGCTTCTCAATGGTTGCTGCGTCGGTTTCTGGGTGCTACCCAGTTTCGTGAAATGAAACAGAATGAACGTCATGGCGAATTGCCAACTTGATTTCTGCCAACGATCCATCTGAGACCCGAATGAATCCTCTGTTCGACACTCACGCTCATCTGAATTCCAAGGACTTCAACGATAACGTCGCGGAAGTGGTTGAGCGTGCTCGCCAGTCCGGTGTGGTTGGCATTGGCGTCATCGGAATTGATTTGGCGACCAGCAAACGGGCGGTGGAGTTGGCGGCACAGTTCCCCGATTTCCTTCACGCCGTGGTTGGGATCCAACCCAACTCGGTCGCCGAATCCAACGAAGGCGATTTCGCGGAAATCGAAAAGCTCGCGACGGCACCGGGAGTTCGCGGGATTGGCGAGACCGGACTGGATTGCTACTGGGACGACACACCGATCGAGCAGCAACAGGCCGCGTTTGATCAGCACATTGATTTGGCGAATCGGTCGAATCTGCCGATGGTCATCCACATGCGAGAAAGTGGCGAGCTGATCGCGGAGCAACTTGCACGGCAAGAAAAACTTCCCGCCGCCGTGATGCACTCCTTCACCGGCGACTGGGAGTTGACCGAACGATTCCTGGATATGGGACTGATGATCAGTTTCGCTGGGATGGTCACGTTCAAAAAGAGCGACGAGTTGCGGGAGGTTGCCAAGCGAGTGCCGGAGGATCGATTGCTGATCGAGACGGATTCACCGTATTTGTCGCCTGAGCCGATGCGAGGAAAACGTCCCAACGAGCCTGCTCGGGTGGAGCATATCCTGCGTTGTTTGGCGGATGCAAGGAACGTCCCGACGGCACAACTCGCGGCGGCGACGACGGAAAACGCCCGGCGGTTTTTTAAGCTCGCGTGAAAGTTGAAGTCTGCCATCGGTTAGAATCCACCGGCGGACCCCCTCGCTTGAATTCGTGTGCCGAATCCACTGATTCTGCATTCTCGCATGAGATCTTCATGAAAGCTTCAACGAATCGGCGGTTAGTGGGTGGTGCCAAACTTCACATCTTCAACGAAACTACACGCCGAACGGAAGATATGAATCTCCTCTCCAAACGCAGCATGCGGACGAATGTCAAAAACCAAAGTTCTCATCGTTGAAGATTACCGGCCGTTGGTCGAGACGCTGGAGTACCAGCTCAAACGAGCCGGTTACGAAGTCTATCGAGCGGCGGACGGACGGGAGGCTCTCAACCAAGCCAAGCTGTATCTGCCCGATGTGGTTGTCTTGGACGTTGACCTGCCGATTCTCAGCGGCGTCGAAGTCTGCAAGCAATTGCGATCGGACGCGACCACCAAAGACACGCTGATTTTGATGCTCAGTGCTTTGGGCGAAGAGTCTGACCAAGTCGTCGGATTCG
This genomic stretch from Rhodopirellula bahusiensis harbors:
- a CDS encoding TatD family hydrolase, with protein sequence MNPLFDTHAHLNSKDFNDNVAEVVERARQSGVVGIGVIGIDLATSKRAVELAAQFPDFLHAVVGIQPNSVAESNEGDFAEIEKLATAPGVRGIGETGLDCYWDDTPIEQQQAAFDQHIDLANRSNLPMVIHMRESGELIAEQLARQEKLPAAVMHSFTGDWELTERFLDMGLMISFAGMVTFKKSDELREVAKRVPEDRLLIETDSPYLSPEPMRGKRPNEPARVEHILRCLADARNVPTAQLAAATTENARRFFKLA